gaacgTTACTTCGCTTTGgcgaagttttaaaaaaaaaataacttctttcATTGCGCCAATTGTAATTCTTACAGCTCGCACAGACGAACATTTGGAAATTGATAAGTTTAAAGCATGGTTGTAACATGGACTTTTTATTGCGTTCGGTTAGATCTTCTGTAATTTCGTGACTGCTCCGTTGTTTTCACCTAACATAAGACTGCATCCATCAGTACCTTCACCAAAACAATCCTTTAAATTGAAGCCAAATTTTGTCAATGTATTTGCAACTGTGTTTGCTAGCGATTCTCCAGTTAATACAGGATTCTTTTCAGATTAATCGGAATAATTTTCAGTATGGCAGTTTACAAAACCAATAAGATCTTCACGGATTTCACAGGTATTAACATCAATATATCTTAATACGACATTTGAGAACTATGACTGGTATCCgttgtttcatcaaatataACGACAAAAAGCAATTAACATTCTTACCCTTCTTTAAATGCACAGAATACGGATATTTGTAATTTGGACCAGGAAACCGATTGCACTTCAATATTCggtatttattttgttcaattaTCTGAGGTGTTAAAAATGCCTCAATGTCTTTAGGCAAACAGCTATCATCTTTTGTCGTGGGTATTGAATATTCTTTATAACAAGCTTCCATACCAAGTCCAGATTCTGGAGAAAAAAGactaaattttattgtaatttgattattttcagCCCCGCCAATAAATGCACAATTAAATCATTCGGATGATGACACCAAAGATAAAAGCAAAACGATAGGACCAGCATGGTCCTGCattggtaaaattttaattcttttgacAAAATAGTCATCTAATGAGCTAGTCCTCTTTACCCTGTTGGTCGTTGTAGCGACCAACAGAGTCGTTGTTTcgctaataaaaaataatttcattgaaaatagtaaaaatcatttgtcatttatttagttaaaatagtaataacgcactttttttttctaaataaaaaactaattcatagGAAATTCATTcagttactatttaaaaaaaaattctttgtatCTCACTTAAATACAACTTGAAGTGTATATAAGTGTAATATAAATTGAAGTGCTTTTCTTCAATTCGATTCGCTgcagaataattttttgtataattaataatttgtttttcttttacaaatttttcaataatattttaaagtttgacaTTTCTTAGGGGGGGGAGGGGGTAGTTACCCTctaaacccccccccccccctctcctCTTTGTATCCACCACTGACTCTAATACAAAACAAGATGATCTAGTCAAACATATTTGTGTTTGGCATAAAACAGTTGACAAAAACCCTAATGTTGTAATTGGGTAAAAAGTTGCTATCAGTTTTGTATGCGCACCAACCTTTAAACAGCGTTAAATAGCGTTACTATTAGAATGTAATAACGTTGGATTAATGTTGGAAAAGAGGATGGATAACGTTACATTTTCCAACATTAGTACTAAACAAATTCCCTTACATTACACAATCATATTGATCAAGGAAATATTTTCTAACATATAGTAATATTTTgtacaaattataataaagttaatttttttatgataaatttaattataataaagttcattttttaaatggatagttaaaatcattaattataatttaatattatatttatttttcaaaaattaaatattcaaaaaatttgatagttcaagaagatatatatatagacattttttcaataacataaatatttaccTTGTCGAGTTATATACGAAATCCACgtcaaaaaaattagaacattcactaaaaataatgttaggATAGCTGAGGCGTCGCTGGAGTTGGTGTCATTCAGTGCGGTAAACTTTTGATGTCACCACttttgatgaaatgaaaaaatagcagagttattaaaaaaatatatcaaaaaatcaaaacctgaAAACTATTGGTTAGGTCAAACGCAAAAATAGCAGGTCtgtcatattttcttttttttctcattttagtGTCGCCCGGTGCAATCTACACCCCTTAGTAACGCCACTGTAGTATAGCTATTTTAACGTTGCAACTGATAAAAAATTAGGTTAGTGAAGCCAACGTTATTATAACATTgtgatttcaattaaaaaaaaacgttagtGTAACCAACGTTATTAAAACAAtgtaattctgataaaaaaaacaaagttaatatAACCAACGTTTTTTACAACGTTGTAAttctaatgaaaaataatgttagtGTAACCAACATTATTATAACGTTAGATTTAGTTGGTTGATGTCGTCTAATATAACCTAACATAAATCCAACGTTGGATcaacgtcgtgtgcccactggttGTACATGTATGTACATTATATACCTCTAAAAGttgataattttctttatttgatttttataccattttatttttttgttaataaatctAACATTGGTTACACTaacgttattttttaaatatttcttcttgaagtattaagttttttgaatgttcaacttttgaaaataaataaagtgttaaattataattcaTGGTTATAACTTTCCATTAAAACAaagtgaaatttataataataaacttttttttaattaaatcttactatataatagttaatatttCCTTTATCAGTATGATTGTGTAGCGGTGTGGATAGCGCGATGTAATGTGTCGCGTGTGATTGGGGTTTGAGCCTGATGATTActaacttttactaaaaaagtttttttacatcgAAAATACGACGTTGATTGACGTTGGCTAACGTTAGATAATCTAACGTTATAACGTTGGAAAGCCTAACTTTATCCATACTTTCCATTTCCAATCGTTAATCCAACGTTATTACAACCTCAATAATTACGTTATGTAACGCTCGTCCAATGTTGGTGTGCCAACTAGGATTTAACaagatatttataactttaataataaatgacGAAAGTCTTTTCTTTGTTTGTAATTTAAgtctaaaaaatacaaactaaattgtaacttattaaaaaatgaaaaaatttaagctaagtttttttaaacagttatcAACAGCATAAGTGATTTTAAAGATTAAACAATGCCACAAGTGACATACTGTTTCGGAAAATATTGAGCAAATGCTTTTGAAATATAAACTCGATTCTTCATGAAGCACGTGCCTCCTCTTTCGTCCGGATTATGTGTAAAGTGCGTGCAGCCGTTTGTATTAGCACATTTTGCACCACACAATTCACCACGCATATTCTCAATTTTTGAGAAATCATTACCAGGAAAATCACACGAAAATGCCCAATTGCCATTCCATTTAATTAGAGCCGGGTTTGTATTTGGAACATCGTTATCAGCGTTCCAAGATGCAATTTTCCACATTCCCTTCAGTCCATTTTCACCCAACTGATATGCTccttgattatttattaaaaacttaaaaggtGCGAAATAATTATTATACATGGCTGAAAACTCTAACCAATCCACAGATGACGGTTGGGTTGAACCTCTCGATATTTCTAGCACTATACGCACACGGTATTCTTTGTCtaacattttagtaaaaaagtttcGGGTCCCGTCAAACTCAATTTTACTACCGTAAGGTATGGTTAACCATTTTGAATTATCGTTATTTCCAATGATTTTCAGCTTCATGGAATGACCAATGTTATTAAAGATTACTGATTTTGGAAACATAAAAGTATGCAATGAATTGAAAAATGAAtctgtaactaaaaaaaaacctgaagcGTTTAAAggatgtaatttttataaacaaatataatatgaaaaaaaactaaactaaataaacaattaaacagattaaattaaatacttacTTAGGTCGATTTTATCAGGGCGAAATAATGCCATTATTGAGAAGGGTAGGGCAAATGAACTTtgagaaatttgtaaaaaaaagaacgCAAAGACTTTGAGGCTCAATATGATATTAAACAGCATATtttcttatctaaatttaaaaaatggtcgAAACATGTTAATGtacataaattttgattttgtattagTGATGGGTACTGTAATTTTGGGTAAATAACTACGtactttactaaaataatttacgTAGCTTTATtcgttttaagatattttagagtatgtataaacaaaatttaatctaTAATTATTCACTTTCTCCTTATACAtcatatgtatttgtatttattattcattatactAATATTGTGACATCAAATTATGttcatttcaataataaaaactcaaataaaaattttttaaggtaagaaaaatttactattaGCAGGAGtaattttttctctaataataataaataatagttataataataacaaatccTTAGTAATGATGTAATACCCACcaaaatgataatataatagCCACCTATCTGATGATAGAACAGTCACCTTCAGCGATGATCTAATAGTTACCCAAGTATTAATATAACGCACATTTTAAggtacatttgaaaaaaaaattaatccttAAAGTTGAGTCCTAAAAGATTTAAGATAAAAAGTATAGTAAAGTAGTTATGCACTTTTGCTTAGGATAAACGCGCACTTTAGGAAGTTGGAACTTATTTGCATAAGAGTTTCATCCAAATAAACACTTCTTTTCTGATTATGTgctaaactttaataaagagtctataaaaataaaacaaaaacaaagtaagaaaggttttatatttattaaaagctcAAGCTGAATTAcgttttaaataacaatataaacagAAAGTGATTAAAAGAAGATATGGATTAATAGACTATAATCAAAAAACGTTATAATCAAAACCGTTTCGTATGGTCCTTTCAAGCACTTTTTAAGCACCtgttgtaaaaattatattaaatataacattttaaacagTTGTTTTGCTATTTATAACAAGATTTATAAAGTATCACTTCATACAATATCCGtgtttttacaacatttatatCAACAGATTTTATTCAACAGATATCTagatttataaaacatattactTTCGTAACAAAccaaagttgttaattaattaaaacattaatgtaaaattaatattttaattacttaacaACTTTTAACTAATTAAGGTTACCTAACAACAAAACCTTAAGCGTAAACCGTTTTTAAAATGGCAgttgtttaaattgtttgaaacgGGTATTAACGCACTTTATCAAAACCATTAAAtacttgtattttttatgaatttaaaaaaggaaacaaagacacttataaatcttaaaagcaaataataaacttaCCACCTAACTTACAATCTATAAAATTATACCTGTGGTAAAAGTTGATCTATGATAGCATATCTTTGTTACAAAAACAAGAGTTTATTATTGCCCAgtatattttttggtatttgaatatttgcaatttggaattttcaattaaatgagatgaacttaattatttattaaagcttttcctattatttatttaagtatttatgaCTTATGCAGCCCCGGATTTAGATATTATTTaggattgtatatatatatatatatatatatatatatatatatatatatatatatatatatatatatatatatatatatatatatatatttatatatatatatatatatatatatatatatatatatatatatatatatatatatatatatatatatatatatatatatatatatatagacacacacgataagtataatttaatataatactcTACGTATACGTATCTCCATGGTCTACGTATCTCCATGGTACGTATGGTTGccatcaaaactttttaaattatattttgattcgTCACTCGACAATATTCTTTTCCAATCATTAATAGTCCAGTATCATACATTCATTCTATTTACAAATTCAGTTCTAGCTTTTCGGTTCTATGtggaaatgaaagttttttaatagagaTTATACTTGTTTCATGTCATTATAAAGTACCGATaccataaaaaaacaattgtaagtCAGGATCATTAATATTGTAAAGTTTGATTACCAAGAAAGTGCAAAACTGTGATCTCaagttaatatattaatataatacaacaattaattataatattatcacTAACATAATCACAACACAATACAACACCAACCgtgaaaataaacattaaattgtttgattttttagtaCTTATACAAAGGTTTAGGCTTTGCTTAGGctttgaaacattttaacaagcatttttcaattaaaataccATTACATGTATAACAACTAGTTTATTCATTTTCAGGTAGTCGTATTATGTGCAATCTTTACTTATATGtaatattaactatttgatTCCGTTTAAAGTCCatgcttaaatttaatttatatagtgaatacgtttttttttctcatcaaACTTGCTGGTAATTGGAGAACTTTGTGTAATGTCCACGAGCATATACTTTCAATGACAGTTAAAATAGTGTATACTGGAGATTGTTTTACTTGAAACACCGTAAACTTTGTTatctaaatgttaaaaatgtatttttttttactatatttgtGTTTATTCAGCTACTATATGCAAGTTTTCtcacaaatttgttaaattgtgTAACTATATGAATAATAATGTCAATAACTATTTCCTTTTCACTTGAAATGCCGTAAACTTTGTTATCTTAAAGTTGAAAGTATATTACAATTGTACTTAACCAGTCGCTTAATATGTTAGTTTTCtcagaaatttgttaaattttgtaactaagtaaaattgctaataaaaattcgttcttttaaaagaacgaactgttttaattgtttccaaaacatcgttactgattttaaaatattgttaatatggagaaaatatttaaatataatataaatatctcttgttaaaaaataatttaatagttaaaataaaaaacaaaagttagaGACGTTGTTTAAGAAACGTTGTTTACGACACGTTGTTTAAGAAACGTTGTTTACGACACGTTGTTTACAGTCCACGATATATTCAACTTGTCatcaagttattaataaatatttttcccGATTCGGGAAAAATTGGCTAATAACTTTTCCCTTAGGTATTTTTAATAAGAGATTTAAAGCAGTGTTGAAATACTTACAGtttcaataaaagttttcttttattaaaatcttgcCTTAACTTTCCACTAcaattgaaactaaatttttataagatgacaataaaaatattaatttgagagctttgtttcaaaatgaaaaataataaacttcactagaaagaaaaaaaaacttcacttcATATGGGAGTATATAAAAGCCAGTTACCATTTATAGAAAAGTGTTAGGTGAGCTACATATGGAAAAAACACATATAAGTAAACTTAGCCATAGAATAAGTTAAAAAGTCTAATAAgcaaaatataatactttttgcgtttttttcattcaattttttattgattttatttacaaatacatGCATACTAGGATTATGACTTTTTTTCAACCCCATGCTCCTGTACTGTAGTTTGATgaacttttacctaaaaaacaCCCGCCATTGAAAAATCGATTTTTACATAAGTATTACTTATGACAACATCGATTTTATTACATGACTATGACATTCTAAATACatcaaatgtatttataatgtcatagtcatataataaaataaattttcaatccaaCAATGACTCAGACCGTTGACCTTGCTCTTGCTCTTGCTTTTTACATAGAAGGAATAGAAGGTGcaatttgtcattatttttgcATGACGATTAGGGGAGAGTGGGGAGAAGTGGGACGCGGGAGAAGTGGGTCACCCCTGTAATTTTATTTCGCCCGCTGTAATTTATCAGCGCCTAATTACTGCTATTTAATGTAAACGTATAAATTTCATGTGCTCTTTTTAGTAGACTTCATTTTCTCTCCCTACGCGCGgtaaaaacccttttttttgaaagtaccCCAAAAAAGTACTTTTGCTGACAGTCTAGTAACTCATGTATGCATTTATTTTCGACTGTTTTTGCaccaaattttctattttataggGAAATGCACTTATCATCTAAcatttagtaattaaatttatactttagcTTTAACTTTGTGGctgtaattttagttttatttcgtCTTCCCAACATAGGGGTGAAGCGGGACAAAGAAAAAAGTCGCTGTCCCACTTCTCCTTAACAGTTTTGCGTTATTTTATTGCGGAAATTTCTAGAACATTTTAGCTacgatttttttattgttttcaaaataaaaatgttaaaacgtttaattgaaatatttaatattagttttaattcttatagagtggatttaaaacaaaatttggaaAGAGAGatcttcattaaagataaatttgattcgattcatcattattatttggAGCAAATTGAGAATTCTTTTTacatcaataatttaaaagcatttgaaaagcaaaaagcatgcataaaagtttgtttaatcttaaataaaatcattatttcataATAGTCTGATATAAGATATAGTAATAACAGTGACCTTAATaccattacaaataaatatttttttatcaaacctaatttcttttaaattacagGCCATGCCTTGAATTTATAAAAGGAAAAGTGAAACTCCACATGTTTcagaaaacattttgaaagtttttgtagTTGAAGTGGAAAATGGGATAAACCTTAGAGAAGCAGCATATTCAGCTGGCATTTCTAAGTCTGCACTTCATAGGTGTATAAAAAAGTGTCAATACCCAGCTACTAATCTTTAACCAAATTAtcaacattttatgattttctctgttacacaaaaaaaaatactgagcATTTATCTAAAGCCATCTTTTGATATGTTATACAGCCTTACATCAGTTCAAGTAAGAGCTCTAGCTTTTGAAATGGCTCAAGCAAACAAAATAGAATGTCCCTTATCGTTGGATAGAGCAAAAAAAGGCTGGTCAAGATTGGTTAAcaggatttttaaaaagaaatccaaaACTATCTGTTAGAAAACCAGAGGCAATTTAAATTGCGAGAGTATTGGCATTTAATTGGTATACTattgatattttctttaataaattacaaGAAGGTTTATCAGAGTCTATAGAAacatcatttaaaacttttaatcttgATGAGACAGGTTTTACTACAGTGCAAAAAACTcctgaagaaagaaaaaaaaagaaaaaaattgtgtgAGAAATCAATCCCAACTGCTACTTCTTCAGACATCTCAGATTTGGACGTGCAACATGAAGCAGTTGTTACAGATTGAGATGTGCCTCAAGAACCATGCAACAAAGGCTCATGCGAGAAATTAATACAAGTGCTTTTCTTTCAGATATCTCAGGTTTGGGTGTGCAACATGAAGcagtaaaagaaaactttactgTATTTTCTCCTGAGATTATCTAAATCGTGGTTATCTAAAggtaatttaaactaaatattcttAGTTTaggttttcttttaattctatAGTTAAATAATactatgatatatattttgcaGGCATCTTCTCGAAAGATTTTAAGACGTGGACGTAAAAAGGGAAAGTGTATGATAGCCACGTCAACACCAGAGATTTTAAGAACAAAAGATGaagtattaaacaaaaaaaaagggtaaaaaattttccttttaaaatccaaaaatgtGGGAAAAAAGTATTACGCAAATAGAGCAGTGATCTTGATGTagatttcaacaaaataaaaaatgatgtttcTGTTAATTGTTACTCACTAGAGTTTGAAGAAGAATTTGAAACTGTTTCTTTTAGCGTTTTTCAAAATGTGAGTGTCTGTGGTTATGTTCTTTGCAAGGTTTGTAGTAAAAACACCATTTCTTATTATGTAGACATAGTGCAGAAAGAAATAGACACAAATTTTGATGTAGAGGTCAGTTTCATGTAATGCCAAAATAAAGAAACTTCTAAATTTGTCAAACCTAGAATTAATGACTTTCGTAGTGTGaatattaatgatataaaaacagtCCTGCCTCAACCGCTTGCTGGAGCAACATCAAAAACAAAAGCTGAAATAATTTTCCAAGTGAACTTTAGGatcttaaatgtaaaataacatttttcttttttttaataaagaaattctaattcttaaaatgtaatcaaaatttgattgaaaaaggcattgataatttgatttttttttttattattcacctCTCCAAGGTGGC
The nucleotide sequence above comes from Hydra vulgaris chromosome 09, alternate assembly HydraT2T_AEP. Encoded proteins:
- the LOC100199632 gene encoding uncharacterized protein LOC100199632, with the protein product MLFNIILSLKVFAFFFLQISQSSFALPFSIMALFRPDKIDLITDSFFNSLHTFMFPKSVIFNNIGHSMKLKIIGNNDNSKWLTIPYGSKIEFDGTRNFFTKMLDKEYRVRIVLEISRGSTQPSSVDWLEFSAMYNNYFAPFKFLINNQGAYQLGENGLKGMWKIASWNADNDVPNTNPALIKWNGNWAFSCDFPGNDFSKIENMRGELCGAKCANTNGCTHFTHNPDERGGTCFMKNRVYISKAFAQYFPKQYVTCGIV